In Chryseobacterium oranimense, a single window of DNA contains:
- a CDS encoding outer membrane beta-barrel family protein: protein MKQLPILLALLPAILTNAQTTNPETTYKNAADTVKTNRIKNIQEVTIVGKKAVVENKVDKIVYNVANDVTSQSGAAIDVLRKVPQVTVDADGNVELQGNPNVRFLINGKPSSIFGNSLADALASIPASQIKSIEAVTSPGAKYDAQGTGGVINIILNESKIKGINGLINASAGTRFETGSLNLNFRNNNFSLSAFFSGNAQLKSRTPSSQDRLSHDNSLQTETRLLQNGYTDFQRHGYRTGLGFDWSINKTNTLSGSVSYNDFANKSIGFINQEQYIADFSNSSEQSIIGYRTSDNRSSVNSIDGNLSYRKTFQKEGQELTADYVVSYGSPKSNYLQTQSLAGAFSPYNGISGSNPGTDSSHNLSIDYVQPINDKVTLEMGTKVIFQHITNTTNVNVLDALSGQYESDPFQSYRLKYDMGIYAAYLTSSLKLFDWLDVRAGARYEYTTVKIDYQNTNVPSYSLLVPSLILSHKFDSGETLKLAYTRRVERPEYAELNPFLNFSDPHNITTGNPSLKPEIGDNMELGYNKNFENGANLSLTLTERINSQDLKQITTFYPIYTVNGTDYTNVSVTSRKNIGKEYNSGGILSGSLPMLNNKLNLRGNMMLFHRYIVSDYFGNVDMGLRYRLNLNINYQFPKDFIVEVFGNYNSAAKNIQGKNPQSVTYNIAGRKQFWNKKASIGITTTNPFNKYIRQVTTVDTNDYSSYSVRQLPLRSFGISFSYKFGKDFKKEKDISNDYLNEAAQGN, encoded by the coding sequence GTGAAACAACTGCCCATTCTTTTAGCTTTATTACCTGCCATATTAACTAACGCGCAAACTACAAACCCAGAAACCACATATAAAAACGCAGCCGATACGGTAAAGACCAACCGGATTAAAAATATTCAGGAAGTTACTATTGTCGGGAAGAAAGCAGTTGTTGAAAATAAAGTTGATAAAATTGTCTACAACGTTGCCAATGATGTAACCTCTCAAAGCGGGGCAGCAATTGATGTTTTAAGAAAAGTTCCGCAGGTAACGGTAGATGCAGACGGAAATGTAGAATTACAGGGAAATCCCAATGTGAGATTCCTGATCAACGGAAAACCTTCAAGTATATTTGGAAACAGTCTTGCCGATGCATTGGCTTCCATTCCCGCCAGCCAGATTAAAAGTATTGAAGCGGTAACAAGTCCCGGAGCAAAATACGATGCACAAGGAACGGGCGGAGTCATTAATATTATCCTGAACGAAAGCAAAATAAAAGGTATCAACGGGCTTATCAATGCCTCTGCAGGAACACGTTTTGAAACAGGTTCTTTAAATTTGAATTTCAGAAATAACAATTTCAGCCTGAGTGCTTTTTTCAGCGGAAACGCACAGTTGAAATCAAGAACGCCATCATCACAGGACAGACTTTCTCACGACAATTCACTGCAGACTGAAACCAGATTATTACAAAACGGTTATACCGATTTTCAGAGACATGGTTATCGTACAGGATTGGGTTTTGACTGGTCAATTAACAAAACCAATACATTAAGCGGCTCCGTTTCCTACAATGATTTTGCCAATAAAAGCATCGGATTCATCAATCAGGAACAATATATTGCCGATTTTTCCAATTCAAGCGAGCAATCGATCATTGGCTATAGAACTTCAGATAACCGTTCTTCGGTGAATTCCATCGACGGAAACTTGAGCTACAGAAAAACATTTCAAAAAGAAGGACAGGAGTTAACGGCAGACTACGTAGTTAGTTACGGTTCGCCAAAAAGTAATTATCTGCAAACCCAGAGTCTGGCAGGAGCATTTTCGCCTTACAATGGTATTTCGGGGAGCAATCCGGGAACAGATTCCAGCCATAATTTATCAATAGATTACGTGCAGCCAATTAATGATAAAGTGACCCTTGAAATGGGAACAAAAGTGATTTTCCAACATATTACGAATACAACCAACGTCAACGTTTTGGACGCTTTATCAGGACAATATGAATCAGATCCTTTTCAATCTTACCGTTTGAAATATGATATGGGAATTTATGCAGCTTATCTTACGTCTTCACTAAAATTATTTGATTGGCTGGATGTAAGAGCCGGTGCACGTTACGAATATACAACCGTTAAGATTGATTATCAAAACACTAATGTTCCATCATACAGCCTGCTCGTTCCTTCATTAATTCTGTCCCATAAATTTGATAGTGGAGAAACACTGAAACTTGCCTATACAAGAAGAGTAGAGAGACCTGAATATGCTGAACTCAACCCGTTTTTAAATTTCAGCGATCCGCATAACATTACAACAGGAAATCCTTCATTAAAACCTGAAATAGGGGATAATATGGAGCTGGGCTACAACAAGAATTTTGAAAATGGGGCCAATCTTTCATTAACACTTACGGAAAGAATTAACAGTCAGGATTTAAAGCAAATCACTACTTTCTACCCGATTTATACCGTAAATGGAACAGATTATACAAATGTATCGGTAACCTCAAGAAAAAACATCGGAAAAGAGTACAATTCCGGCGGTATTTTATCAGGTTCACTTCCAATGCTTAATAACAAATTAAATCTGCGAGGGAATATGATGCTTTTTCACAGATATATTGTCAGTGATTATTTTGGAAATGTTGATATGGGCCTCCGTTACCGCTTGAATTTAAATATAAATTACCAGTTTCCAAAAGATTTTATCGTAGAAGTGTTTGGAAATTATAACTCAGCGGCCAAAAATATTCAGGGTAAAAATCCTCAGTCAGTTACATACAACATTGCAGGCAGAAAACAATTCTGGAATAAGAAAGCAAGCATAGGCATCACCACAACAAATCCTTTCAATAAATATATCAGGCAGGTAACGACTGTGGATACTAATGATTATAGTTCATATTCTGTGCGTCAGTTGCCGCTTCGTTCATTTGGTATCAGCTTCAGTTATAAGTTTGGAAAAGATTTTAAAAAGGAAAAAGATATCAGTAATGATTATTTGAATGAAGCTGCGCAAGGAAATTAA